A single window of Nocardia sp. NBC_01327 DNA harbors:
- a CDS encoding phosphoribosyltransferase produces the protein MIYPDREAAGRALGGVLGYLRGADPLVLGLPRGGVPVAVAIREVTGGDLDVLLVRKLGVPWQPELAMGAIGEDGVRVLNVDVVQHTGVTPEQFADVEDLERIELERRRRVLRADPPIPLKDRTVVIADDGMATGATVAVACEVARIHEPRRLLVAVPVSSAEALHRIRALADDVLCPLVPRSLGGVGAVYRDFHQLTDKEVVHLLHPATPHD, from the coding sequence ATGATCTATCCCGATCGGGAGGCTGCAGGGCGGGCGCTGGGTGGGGTGCTCGGGTATCTGCGCGGGGCGGATCCGCTGGTATTGGGGTTGCCCCGGGGCGGGGTGCCGGTGGCGGTGGCGATTCGAGAGGTGACCGGCGGGGATCTCGATGTGCTGCTGGTGCGCAAGCTCGGGGTGCCGTGGCAGCCGGAACTGGCCATGGGAGCCATCGGCGAGGACGGGGTGCGGGTGCTCAATGTCGACGTGGTGCAGCACACCGGCGTCACGCCGGAGCAGTTCGCCGATGTCGAAGACCTGGAGCGGATCGAACTCGAGCGGCGGCGCCGAGTGCTGCGCGCCGACCCCCCGATTCCGCTGAAGGACCGCACCGTGGTGATCGCCGATGACGGCATGGCCACCGGCGCGACCGTCGCCGTCGCCTGCGAAGTCGCCCGCATACACGAACCCCGCCGCCTCCTGGTCGCGGTCCCCGTCTCCTCCGCCGAAGCGCTGCACCGCATTCGAGCGCTCGCCGACGACGTCCTCTGTCCCCTCGTCCCCCGCTCCCTCGGCGGCGTAGGCGCCGTCTACCGCGACTTCCACCAACTCACCGACAAAGAAGTAGTCCACCTCCTACACCCCGCCACCCCACACGACTGA
- a CDS encoding gamma carbonic anhydrase family protein — MPLYEFEGKRPTVDPTAFIAPTATLIGDVRVEAGASIWYGAVLRADLAPIIIRERANVQDNAVIHVPEDVPVEIGPGSTIAHAVVFHGATLGAESIVGNGSTVLDMAKIGSGTMIAAHSLVPPGAHIPDGVLAAGSPAQVKRPIEGTPAEMWVKINPSYYAELAQRHRRGITEIK, encoded by the coding sequence GTGCCACTCTACGAATTCGAAGGCAAGCGGCCCACGGTCGATCCGACGGCGTTCATCGCGCCCACCGCGACGCTCATCGGGGATGTGCGGGTCGAGGCGGGAGCGTCGATCTGGTACGGCGCGGTGCTGCGTGCGGATCTGGCCCCGATCATTATTCGCGAGCGCGCGAATGTGCAGGACAATGCGGTGATCCACGTACCGGAGGACGTTCCGGTGGAGATCGGCCCGGGCTCGACCATCGCGCATGCGGTGGTCTTCCACGGCGCGACGCTCGGCGCGGAATCCATTGTGGGCAACGGCAGTACGGTCCTGGACATGGCGAAGATCGGCAGTGGCACCATGATCGCCGCCCACTCGCTGGTCCCGCCCGGCGCGCACATCCCCGATGGCGTCCTGGCCGCCGGATCCCCCGCCCAGGTCAAACGCCCCATCGAGGGCACCCCCGCCGAAATGTGGGTGAAAATCAACCCCTCGTACTACGCCGAACTGGCCCAGCGACACCGCCGAGGCATCACCGAAATCAAGTAA
- a CDS encoding alpha/beta hydrolase, translating into MPYFEGARGRLHYRRWSLDRPAATLVLLPGTGQHSGHYHRFARALAPAGIELWTLDTSGHGLSEGDPERPGSLPELAADALTFLALVPSPPPLFLMGHSLGAATALAAITADSTPPCAGLILCGTPKAVLAGQPPKSARGAAATEPRSVGAAARSGGSVGGTHPQPSTALGDASNPARGKSVSTAPGRGIEGGREPVLPEGIPVLCVHGVDDRRTPVGPVREWAGRVAAEFREYEDAGHDLLHEPVHAEVTADIAAWVGSVAGSS; encoded by the coding sequence ATGCCGTATTTCGAGGGCGCCCGCGGGCGGCTGCACTACCGCCGCTGGTCGCTCGATCGCCCGGCGGCGACCCTCGTGCTGCTGCCCGGGACCGGCCAGCACAGCGGCCACTATCACCGGTTCGCCCGAGCCCTCGCTCCCGCCGGGATCGAACTTTGGACCCTCGACACGTCCGGCCACGGCCTCAGCGAAGGCGATCCCGAGCGCCCCGGCAGCCTCCCCGAACTGGCGGCTGACGCACTGACCTTCCTCGCTCTCGTCCCCTCTCCGCCCCCGCTCTTCCTCATGGGCCACTCCCTGGGCGCAGCCACCGCCTTGGCGGCAATCACCGCCGACTCCACCCCGCCGTGCGCGGGCCTGATCCTCTGCGGCACTCCCAAAGCTGTTCTCGCAGGCCAACCCCCGAAGTCGGCGCGCGGCGCCGCCGCCACCGAGCCCCGCAGTGTCGGTGCCGCCGCGCGATCCGGTGGCAGCGTGGGAGGTACGCACCCGCAGCCATCGACCGCTCTCGGGGACGCGTCGAATCCCGCACGCGGCAAAAGTGTTTCGACTGCGCCGGGCCGCGGTATCGAGGGTGGGCGCGAACCGGTGCTGCCGGAGGGGATTCCGGTGTTGTGTGTGCACGGGGTGGATGATCGGCGGACTCCGGTGGGGCCGGTGCGGGAGTGGGCGGGGCGGGTGGCCGCCGAGTTCCGGGAGTACGAGGACGCTGGGCACGATCTGCTGCACGAGCCGGTGCACGCGGAGGTCACCGCGGATATCGCCGCCTGGGTTGGCTCGGTGGCGGGGAGTTCCTGA
- a CDS encoding AAA domain-containing protein → MILFGDRVVCSTGDLVSAARCEFALLRALDAELGLVTSIEYPAPGVLAHACDPAVEYRLADLRDRFGTGVVRVRVRDRADPAATTAALHAAHEQTFAALRANADAVAGAVAFDGVFATRCDFLVRDNAPETHDYLPAAVATRHTRLPALLTLAAIADALRDNGFRPATHARLWLDGIATTHSLADIAVVHRARRDRLNHILEAKLGELLPVQWGDRRFLACGHCRACTAELESRRDLLLVAGMRATTRAQLRDAGITTVDRLAAADATVSGVPTPAFTALRRQAELQLEREHTGHPAHTLIDAGALAALPQPSRGDLFVSVSAPDRIEVWSNWSADGVHAFTIRGECTSAAGDAAAAQDVPVWDDDADALLDFLTERQWEHPDLRIHHYRGELRPLLSALGERYPDGEDVVAELLPALVDLYPIVRAAMIVGERSYDVRQLPPNRAAGMDTATTGDPNTPYASYLEGPAQTPADRTLSGPADADTGPGAVLRLRNWLTELAQEHGVQPARRMSYDYWETGPDEVEAALREFADTGYRDGRERTSAQVTAAFTAAALGYHRRERQPLRWAHDDRLDHPVEEWADAPGVLVADWGTVDTDWHSTGQRPMRRYLTLTGRLGTGNAPPPGTRVLTLYDRPVPGMTAMPGRRAAAHATVLGCSLDANFEDVVRVVELLPETCEPYDQLPTAIVPCPPGRNEHLEENLEDIAHQLLVTLPEVPETAVFDLLGGRPPRLREGKALPEVFGDHAAAVTAAILELANSYVAVQGPPGTGKTDTTARVVERLVTRYRWRVGVVARSHRAVEHVLDAVVQVGVLPELVAKADTQSVAPEWLPIDASKYGRFLDNAVNGGVVGGLPSDFADPERISRDSLDLLVIADAGKFPLADAVAVAVCARNLLLIGDPAPGAGQGMHPAPVDDSALGRLVGAHRTLPAVFGYFLDRTWRMHPRMCGPVSRLRYDNRLRSNETVTLARDLEGIAPGVRTVTVEHHGNSTESAEEAREIVRQVRNLLGLPWQTGAVTRPLHPHDILVVAPYHAQVARIRTLLSRARIEDVLVGTADHFQGREAAVVLVSMTTSAPKDAPHGIGTLLSRHWLTSAISRAMWSAVIVRSPLLTEYLPTTTAELSDLAAVLQLDRV, encoded by the coding sequence TTGATTCTGTTCGGTGATCGTGTCGTGTGCAGCACCGGTGACCTGGTGTCGGCGGCGCGTTGTGAGTTCGCGCTACTGCGCGCGCTCGACGCCGAACTGGGGCTGGTGACGTCGATCGAATACCCGGCGCCCGGTGTACTGGCGCATGCCTGTGATCCGGCGGTGGAGTATCGGCTCGCGGACCTGCGCGATCGGTTCGGTACGGGCGTGGTGCGCGTGCGCGTGCGGGACCGGGCCGATCCGGCGGCGACCACCGCGGCGCTGCACGCCGCGCACGAGCAGACCTTCGCCGCCCTGCGCGCGAATGCCGACGCGGTCGCGGGAGCCGTCGCCTTCGACGGCGTCTTCGCCACCCGCTGCGATTTCCTGGTGCGCGACAACGCCCCCGAAACCCACGACTACCTGCCCGCCGCCGTCGCCACCCGGCATACCCGCCTGCCCGCGCTGCTCACCCTGGCCGCCATCGCGGATGCGCTGCGCGACAATGGCTTCCGGCCCGCCACCCACGCCAGGCTATGGCTGGACGGTATCGCGACCACACATTCGCTCGCCGATATCGCCGTCGTGCACCGCGCCCGCCGCGACCGCCTGAACCACATTCTGGAAGCCAAACTCGGTGAGCTGCTGCCCGTGCAGTGGGGTGACCGCCGCTTCCTCGCCTGCGGCCACTGCCGAGCCTGCACCGCCGAACTGGAATCGCGCCGCGATCTGCTGCTGGTCGCCGGTATGCGCGCCACCACCCGGGCCCAGCTCCGGGACGCCGGCATCACCACCGTGGACCGCCTGGCCGCCGCCGACGCCACCGTATCCGGTGTTCCCACACCGGCTTTCACCGCTCTGCGCCGGCAGGCCGAACTCCAGCTGGAGCGCGAGCACACCGGCCATCCCGCGCACACCCTCATCGATGCCGGCGCCCTGGCCGCGCTGCCCCAGCCCAGCCGGGGCGATCTGTTCGTCAGCGTCAGCGCGCCCGATCGGATCGAGGTGTGGTCCAACTGGTCCGCAGATGGCGTGCACGCCTTCACCATTCGCGGTGAGTGTACGAGCGCCGCCGGCGATGCCGCTGCGGCACAGGATGTCCCGGTCTGGGACGACGATGCCGACGCCCTGCTGGACTTCCTCACCGAACGCCAGTGGGAACATCCCGATCTGCGCATCCACCACTATCGCGGCGAACTGCGCCCCCTGCTCAGTGCGCTCGGCGAGCGTTACCCCGACGGCGAAGACGTAGTGGCCGAACTACTTCCGGCCCTCGTCGACCTCTACCCCATCGTGCGCGCCGCCATGATCGTCGGCGAACGCTCCTACGATGTGCGCCAGCTCCCCCCGAACCGCGCCGCGGGTATGGACACCGCCACCACCGGCGATCCGAATACGCCGTACGCGAGCTACCTCGAAGGCCCGGCGCAGACCCCTGCGGACCGCACCTTATCCGGACCGGCCGATGCGGATACCGGTCCGGGAGCTGTTCTGCGACTGCGAAATTGGCTGACGGAATTGGCGCAGGAGCACGGCGTGCAGCCCGCTCGGCGCATGTCGTACGACTACTGGGAGACCGGGCCCGACGAGGTGGAGGCGGCGCTGCGGGAATTCGCCGACACCGGCTATCGCGATGGGCGGGAACGCACTTCGGCGCAGGTGACGGCGGCGTTCACCGCGGCCGCGCTGGGTTATCACCGCAGGGAGCGGCAACCGCTGCGGTGGGCGCACGATGATCGGCTCGATCATCCGGTCGAGGAGTGGGCCGATGCCCCGGGCGTTCTGGTCGCCGACTGGGGCACGGTGGATACCGACTGGCACAGCACCGGTCAGCGCCCCATGCGCCGATACCTCACGCTCACCGGCAGACTCGGCACCGGCAATGCGCCGCCGCCGGGCACCCGGGTGCTCACGCTGTACGACCGTCCCGTCCCCGGTATGACCGCCATGCCGGGTCGTCGCGCCGCCGCGCACGCCACCGTGCTCGGCTGCTCCCTGGACGCCAATTTCGAGGATGTGGTCCGGGTGGTGGAGCTGCTGCCCGAGACCTGTGAACCCTACGACCAGCTGCCCACCGCCATCGTGCCGTGTCCGCCCGGCCGTAACGAGCATCTGGAGGAGAACCTCGAGGACATTGCGCACCAGCTGCTGGTGACGCTGCCCGAGGTGCCCGAGACCGCGGTCTTCGACCTGCTCGGCGGCCGCCCGCCCCGACTGCGCGAGGGCAAGGCGCTGCCGGAGGTGTTCGGCGACCATGCCGCCGCGGTCACGGCCGCCATACTCGAATTGGCGAATTCGTATGTGGCGGTGCAGGGTCCGCCGGGCACCGGCAAGACCGATACCACCGCCCGCGTGGTGGAAAGACTGGTGACGCGGTACCGGTGGCGGGTCGGCGTGGTCGCGCGCTCGCACCGCGCGGTCGAACATGTGCTGGACGCGGTGGTGCAGGTCGGCGTGCTTCCGGAGCTTGTCGCCAAGGCCGATACCCAATCGGTGGCGCCGGAGTGGCTGCCCATCGACGCGTCGAAGTACGGGCGCTTCCTCGACAATGCCGTCAATGGTGGTGTGGTGGGCGGACTTCCGAGCGATTTCGCCGATCCGGAACGGATTTCCCGAGACAGCCTGGACCTGCTGGTGATCGCCGACGCCGGGAAATTCCCGCTGGCCGATGCCGTCGCGGTCGCCGTCTGCGCCCGGAACCTGCTGCTGATAGGCGATCCCGCACCCGGCGCCGGGCAGGGCATGCATCCGGCGCCGGTCGACGATTCGGCGCTGGGCAGGCTGGTCGGCGCGCACCGGACCCTGCCCGCAGTCTTCGGCTACTTCCTGGACCGCACCTGGCGCATGCATCCGCGCATGTGCGGCCCGGTCTCGCGGCTGCGCTACGACAATCGCCTGCGCTCCAATGAAACCGTCACGCTGGCAAGGGATCTCGAAGGCATCGCCCCCGGTGTGCGCACCGTGACCGTCGAACATCACGGCAACAGCACCGAATCCGCCGAAGAGGCCCGCGAAATCGTCCGCCAGGTCCGCAATCTGCTCGGTCTGCCGTGGCAGACCGGCGCGGTCACCCGCCCCCTGCATCCGCACGACATTCTGGTCGTCGCCCCGTATCACGCCCAGGTCGCGCGCATCCGAACGCTGCTGTCCCGCGCCAGGATCGAAGACGTCCTGGTCGGCACCGCCGATCACTTCCAGGGTCGCGAAGCCGCCGTAGTCCTGGTCTCGATGACCACCTCGGCCCCCAAGGACGCCCCGCACGGCATCGGCACGCTGCTCTCGCGGCACTGGCTGACCAGCGCCATCTCCCGCGCCATGTGGTCGGCCGTCATCGTCCGCTCACCGCTGCTCACCGAATACCTGCCGACGACCACAGCAGAACTCTCCGACCTGGCGGCAGTGCTCCAACTCGACCGCGTCTGA
- a CDS encoding alanine racemase — translation MTETSPISGLHAATAELDPPLAALDLAALRANAVDLVRRARGVPVRVASKSVRCRAVLQEVLGSDLTRSGGFAGIMGYSLAEALWLAGLGARDILLGYPTTDRGSLAKLAADPVLLDSITLMIDDVDQLDLIRAAVGEKASSRVCIDVDASLRIGPLHLGVRRSPIRTPEQAGRLAGTARRRGFRVVGVMTYEAQIAGLPDTNPAVRLVKKASAFEIGRRRRQVLDAVRTEVGELEIVNSGGTGSIEVSISDANVTEVTAGSGLYLPTLFDGYRNLAPRPAMYFAMPVLRHPAPGIATVFSGGYIASGPTGASRVPKPVWPKGLSLIGTEGAGEVQTPLTGAEGLAIGDRVWFRHAKAGELCERFNQVNLVDADGTRIEVPTYRGEGQNFG, via the coding sequence GTGACCGAAACGTCGCCGATTTCCGGCCTGCACGCGGCCACCGCCGAACTGGATCCGCCGCTGGCTGCCCTCGACCTGGCCGCACTGCGCGCCAATGCGGTCGACCTGGTTCGCCGTGCGCGCGGGGTCCCCGTGCGGGTGGCCAGTAAATCCGTACGCTGCCGCGCCGTCCTCCAGGAGGTGCTCGGCAGCGACCTGACCAGGTCCGGCGGCTTCGCCGGCATCATGGGCTATTCGCTCGCGGAGGCCCTCTGGCTGGCCGGGCTCGGGGCCCGCGACATTCTGCTGGGTTATCCGACCACCGATCGCGGATCGCTGGCCAAGCTGGCCGCCGATCCGGTGCTGCTGGACTCCATCACCCTCATGATCGACGATGTCGATCAGCTCGACCTGATTCGCGCCGCCGTCGGCGAAAAGGCTTCTTCCCGTGTGTGTATCGATGTCGACGCCTCGCTGCGCATCGGGCCGCTGCACCTGGGTGTGCGCCGCTCGCCCATTCGCACGCCCGAACAGGCCGGGCGACTGGCCGGTACCGCCCGCCGCCGCGGTTTCCGCGTGGTCGGCGTTATGACCTACGAGGCGCAGATCGCCGGGCTGCCGGATACGAATCCCGCTGTGCGACTGGTGAAGAAGGCGTCCGCCTTCGAGATCGGGCGGCGCCGCCGGCAGGTGCTGGACGCGGTGCGCACCGAGGTCGGTGAGCTGGAGATCGTCAATAGCGGCGGCACCGGCTCCATCGAGGTCAGCATTTCCGATGCGAATGTCACCGAGGTGACCGCCGGGTCCGGGCTCTATCTGCCCACCCTCTTCGACGGTTATCGCAATCTGGCTCCGCGCCCGGCAATGTATTTCGCCATGCCGGTGCTGCGGCACCCCGCCCCGGGCATTGCCACCGTCTTCTCCGGCGGCTATATCGCCTCCGGTCCCACCGGCGCCTCCCGGGTGCCGAAGCCGGTGTGGCCCAAGGGATTGAGCCTGATCGGCACCGAGGGTGCGGGGGAGGTGCAGACCCCGCTCACCGGCGCCGAGGGTCTCGCCATCGGCGACCGCGTGTGGTTCCGGCACGCCAAGGCGGGGGAGCTCTGCGAGCGGTTCAATCAGGTGAACCTGGTCGACGCCGACGGCACCCGCATCGAAGTGCCGACCTACCGCGGCGAAGGCCAGAATTTCGGCTGA
- a CDS encoding TetR family transcriptional regulator, which translates to MSASGEIVQVGLRPAMAEAIEKAAASLDITGSRALRVLLHAGVSALWPMLKSSPERQIRAYESTLVILRRRWEGGGGVCVPDLQASAMFRGLDADVTEFLEMCSKRSGTQWLEPVDAIAAYLVAVIQGMVLRWLADCDDEISLVVLDDLVSYVSTKAVDL; encoded by the coding sequence TTGAGCGCTAGTGGAGAAATCGTCCAGGTCGGATTGCGTCCGGCCATGGCAGAGGCCATCGAGAAGGCGGCGGCATCGCTCGATATCACCGGTAGTCGCGCGTTACGAGTGCTGCTGCATGCGGGCGTGAGCGCGCTGTGGCCGATGCTGAAATCCTCACCCGAGCGGCAGATTCGTGCCTACGAGTCCACGCTGGTGATTCTGCGCCGCCGCTGGGAAGGCGGCGGGGGCGTCTGTGTGCCCGATCTGCAGGCCTCGGCCATGTTCCGCGGGCTCGATGCGGATGTCACCGAGTTCCTCGAGATGTGTTCCAAGCGTTCGGGCACGCAGTGGCTGGAGCCGGTGGATGCGATTGCCGCCTATCTGGTGGCCGTCATCCAGGGGATGGTGTTGCGCTGGCTGGCCGACTGCGACGACGAGATATCGCTGGTCGTGCTGGATGATCTGGTGTCCTACGTGTCCACCAAGGCCGTCGACCTCTGA
- a CDS encoding tyrosine-protein phosphatase produces the protein MTSARHDPFLLTGTFNFRDVGGARTTAGNHIRSGVLLRSAQLSRLDAEGHARMLELGITDVHDLRGHAEIDYIGHDVLPEQVRLHVTPFDSHIGETPPNEARNPATAGLHMVEVYRLFPAMPEAHTAIKALADSVLTGTALVHCAAGKDRTGWSVATLLRAVDVLEEDVYADYLLSNDAVPTLRAFMAMESDEEISDDLLGVRADYLDTATSAMNDMYGDLDGYLSRIGITADQRAALRARFVE, from the coding sequence GTGACTTCAGCGCGGCACGATCCGTTCCTGCTCACCGGCACCTTCAACTTCCGCGATGTGGGCGGGGCCCGCACCACGGCCGGCAACCACATCCGCAGTGGAGTACTGCTGCGCTCGGCCCAGCTCAGCAGGCTCGACGCGGAAGGGCATGCCCGCATGCTCGAACTCGGCATCACCGATGTGCACGATCTGCGCGGGCACGCCGAAATCGACTACATCGGCCACGACGTGCTCCCGGAGCAGGTCCGGCTGCATGTGACGCCGTTCGACTCGCACATCGGCGAGACCCCGCCGAACGAAGCCCGCAATCCGGCCACCGCCGGCCTGCACATGGTGGAGGTCTACCGGCTCTTCCCCGCCATGCCCGAGGCGCACACCGCCATCAAGGCCCTGGCCGACTCCGTGCTCACCGGCACCGCGCTCGTGCACTGCGCCGCGGGCAAGGACCGCACCGGCTGGTCCGTCGCCACCCTGCTGCGCGCCGTCGACGTCCTCGAGGAGGACGTTTACGCGGACTACCTGCTCAGCAATGACGCCGTCCCCACCCTGCGCGCCTTCATGGCCATGGAATCGGACGAAGAAATCTCCGACGACCTGCTCGGCGTCCGCGCCGACTACCTCGACACCGCCACCAGCGCCATGAACGACATGTACGGCGACCTGGACGGCTATCTGTCCCGCATCGGCATCACCGCCGATCAGCGCGCGGCCCTCCGCGCCCGCTTCGTCGAATGA
- a CDS encoding class I adenylate-forming enzyme family protein, with protein sequence MSQLLVEYPHSRNAWCANPLARGADGVLRYGNLTPALTELLDIQVHTFAAREAVVEIGGPRLTYRELWYSASRIAGGLQEHGIGYGDRVAVRMPVGVRWVQAFLGALLSGAVPVLVHDGLPDAVAERVIRDAAADYILDGGGSAAGYLEALPDGAAFIDDGASLGELALLCYTSPGAETGPRGVELTNENLLSAIRSVVGALDLPTEGLRNLVLLPLAHASGVVDQLLPTFAVGGTVVLVPDRAAVAETLVAERIDMVSATPRIFAGLLPELAGLRLDHVRQVCSAGHRAELAAADPAASDSVAATLREIFPEARQWSVWGATETSGIGLARDDGAAARDVLGFAFGGTELALWGPRADAGRGELLCRGPNVAPRYWNDPQTTRSRFTGPWFHTGNHVSIDPDGLVRRAPAD encoded by the coding sequence ATGTCGCAGTTACTGGTCGAATACCCGCACTCGCGAAATGCCTGGTGCGCCAACCCTCTTGCGCGCGGCGCCGATGGCGTGCTGCGGTACGGGAACCTGACCCCGGCGCTCACGGAGCTGCTGGATATCCAGGTGCACACCTTCGCCGCCCGGGAGGCGGTGGTCGAGATCGGCGGCCCCCGCCTCACCTATCGCGAACTCTGGTACTCCGCCTCCCGGATAGCAGGAGGATTGCAGGAGCACGGAATCGGTTACGGGGACCGGGTCGCAGTGCGAATGCCGGTCGGGGTGCGCTGGGTGCAGGCCTTCCTGGGTGCGCTGCTGTCCGGCGCGGTGCCGGTGCTGGTGCACGACGGACTTCCGGATGCGGTGGCGGAGCGTGTGATTCGCGATGCCGCCGCCGATTACATCCTGGACGGCGGCGGTAGCGCGGCCGGTTATCTGGAGGCGCTGCCCGATGGCGCCGCGTTCATCGACGACGGTGCGTCCCTGGGTGAGCTGGCCCTGCTCTGCTACACCAGTCCGGGCGCCGAGACCGGCCCGCGCGGGGTGGAGCTGACCAACGAAAATCTGCTCTCCGCAATCCGATCCGTGGTCGGCGCGCTGGACCTGCCGACCGAGGGCCTGCGCAATCTGGTGCTGCTGCCGCTGGCGCATGCCAGCGGTGTGGTGGACCAGCTGCTGCCGACCTTCGCGGTGGGCGGCACGGTGGTCCTGGTCCCGGACCGGGCGGCCGTCGCGGAAACCCTTGTCGCGGAACGAATAGACATGGTTTCTGCCACCCCCAGAATCTTTGCGGGCCTGCTGCCGGAACTTGCGGGTCTGCGCCTGGATCACGTCCGCCAGGTGTGCAGTGCCGGCCATCGCGCCGAACTCGCCGCCGCCGATCCCGCCGCCTCGGATTCGGTCGCCGCCACCCTCCGCGAAATCTTCCCCGAGGCCCGCCAGTGGTCGGTCTGGGGCGCCACCGAGACCAGTGGCATCGGCCTGGCCCGCGATGACGGCGCCGCCGCCCGCGATGTGCTCGGATTCGCCTTCGGCGGAACCGAACTCGCCCTCTGGGGCCCTCGCGCCGACGCCGGCCGCGGCGAATTGCTCTGCCGCGGGCCGAATGTCGCGCCCCGCTACTGGAACGATCCGCAAACCACCCGATCCCGCTTCACCGGCCCGTGGTTCCACACCGGCAACCACGTCAGCATCGATCCGGACGGCCTCGTCCGCCGCGCCCCCGCCGACTAG
- a CDS encoding enoyl-CoA hydratase/isomerase family protein, which translates to MTDTKPTRLERIVTEGGAQAAILTIAHPPLNLFDKALFEAIAADIEELAAEPPRAVLLRAEGKLVSGGVDVHVFDGLSMAEGAHLWQTLFARIIHPLESLPCPVVFAAHGLTLTAAFEIALACDIILAAPRAKFGLVETVVGLTPSMGGPQRLAERAGSGRAREFVMTGDLYDAATMADWGVVNAVHEDVDTAARALLARLAEGPTRAHAATKEIIGAWRSGGVAHADSVTPQVSGQLFATEDLQNAVRSFLEAGPGKATYTGR; encoded by the coding sequence ATGACCGACACGAAGCCCACCCGCCTGGAACGCATCGTCACCGAGGGGGGCGCGCAGGCCGCGATTCTCACCATCGCCCACCCGCCGCTGAACCTCTTCGACAAGGCGCTGTTCGAGGCGATCGCCGCCGATATCGAGGAGCTGGCCGCCGAGCCGCCGCGCGCGGTGCTGCTGCGCGCCGAGGGCAAACTGGTGTCCGGTGGCGTCGATGTGCACGTCTTCGACGGACTGTCGATGGCGGAGGGCGCGCACCTGTGGCAGACGCTGTTCGCGCGCATCATCCATCCGCTGGAGTCGCTGCCCTGCCCGGTCGTGTTCGCCGCGCACGGTCTGACCCTGACCGCGGCCTTCGAGATCGCGCTGGCGTGCGACATCATCCTGGCCGCGCCTCGCGCGAAGTTCGGCCTGGTGGAGACGGTGGTCGGCCTGACCCCGTCCATGGGCGGCCCGCAGCGGCTGGCCGAGCGCGCCGGATCCGGTCGCGCCCGCGAATTCGTTATGACCGGTGATCTGTACGACGCGGCGACCATGGCCGACTGGGGTGTGGTCAATGCCGTGCACGAGGACGTCGACACGGCCGCGCGCGCACTGCTGGCGCGACTCGCCGAGGGACCGACCCGGGCGCACGCCGCGACCAAGGAGATCATCGGCGCCTGGCGTTCCGGTGGTGTGGCGCATGCGGATTCGGTGACGCCGCAGGTATCGGGCCAGCTCTTCGCCACCGAGGACCTGCAGAACGCGGTGCGGAGCTTCCTCGAGGCCGGCCCGGGAAAGGCCACCTACACCGGTCGCTGA